TACGATAGTGTTGTTGTTATTACATTATTGTAGGCACTGGGCTACCAGGCTGGGGAATCGCCCTCATTGCAATTGTAGTGATTTTTTTTGGCATTTCTACTGTCATAATCTTTTCAATATGTGTCCTCCATGCCGTCAGAAAAAAACGTAAAGGTGAGTATATACTTGTTTAAATCAGTTCCTGCAGTTTGTTAATTTACACAGGAAACATACACTCTACGGATAATAATAATGGGTATGTAGCcaactatacggtatagatcgtataattatattcatgatatCATTCTCTCTTAACTGCAGATGCAAGGATAGTCAGCAGGATGAATCTgaagttagtataattatagtgcactgACTATTTGCAGATAAAAGTGTCTTTCTATATACTAGCTGGTATATCTTAATTTCTCAGAAATGTACAGATGTACTCTTCAATGATGACCCTGCTCGTCGTTCATGTAATACCGAAGAAGTTGACCTTGAACCTGATCAGGTATAATGAATTTAGTCATGCAGTAACTTGAATTGTACACCATTGTTTCCAATGAAAGACGTTCATTATACCTTTAATTTTCAGCTTGTAACACGTTGTATTACGAGAAATCACAACCTAGCAAACGATATGACTATAAAAGAagcaagggaagaggtatggttataattattttcttacATATATACTTGCTCTGCGTGATCATAATCAGTGGATAATTCAGTATTTACCATCATGCAGAATTGCACAATTCTTGCCTGAACAAATTGAATATACCTGCCGTAGTTAATTCATGGCTTGACTTCGTGCATATAAATGTTGCTAGCAGCTATagtgtcttataattataataggccAGATTGTAATTATATCGGTCATTGACAATGTTCACTTTCACTGTCAAAATAATGTTGCCCCTATACAGACGGAATTTTAAAGAGAAAAGGACAATTAAGACTTATTCGTGTTTTCTGTACAATTATTTTTGTAGAGACACTAGCGAATGTGCCGTGTAAATAATATTTAAATTGTAGACCttctaataataattatatccattaTATAGCAGCCATTAAACTGTAAATGATTTAGGGCAGGGGGGGTGCActggattataattatagataattaCGTATAGATTACATATTTCCAggtaaataataatatacttCGAGTCATGCACATCTAAAATTTGATGATACCTGCATGGTAATGCAATGTGAAATGTTGCTAGGATTGTCTGGGGGAAACGCCAAAAAGggtagaaacaagaaatccggcGAGAgaataactccaatccgttacaacatCATTCACACGTGCCCCAGACGAACCAGTTTGAGAGAAGAGATCCCAGATTTACTTTGACCTTTGATTGCATTCTTCgaaactacaataattatacggaaAATTAGCCTTCTGTAGCTAGGGTAACGATAGCTGCTATAATCCAAGCAAAGGCAAGAAACCAGGACAAGATGATTAATGTTTTCGTAGCCCTGTTGACCTTGGCTTTCCTCCTCTGGTTAAAGCCTATTGGTGGCTTTCACAATGAGCATATTATACATCCATAGCACAAATTATAAGACTATAGTATTGTAACACACCCATTAATTATGCACGCATAGACTTTgaatcctttttagcaacaatcatgcatgcatgcatggttgatcGTTtccaagcataattataattataccctgcATGCGAATGTAAAACTTTACTTCGTTTATGACATAGAGGCAAAAAAACAGTAACAACAATTTGAACACAAATTTCCTGTCTTTTGCTGGGCTATATATATTTGCAGTTTTGATCAATATTTTGGAGATTTATTATGTTCTATTTTAGACTAGTTAAATAATGTTTGCTacttttatatatatattatccATTGCCCTTTATATTAAAGGTAAGCTAGTCTTATTAAGAGTATTTTGCAGATTATagctctagctatactatTTTTTGTAGCAGCAGAAGTTTACCTCACTGTCAAAACTGAAGCAAACACGGTTTGCTCGGATAGTTCCAGTGTGATGCTCGTTTGTGAAGGAGTGGATCTCGAAGTATTACGGTGGAGTTACAGTAGTCCCAACTCTACTAAAGATATGGATTTGAAGTCGTTCCTTGCAGATGATTCTCCAGAACATTATAGCATTGATAACAATCCTGCTTTCTTGACTGTTCAATTGATCGCTGTTTCTCGTTACCCTGATTCAAATGATTCCGCAAATTTTTCCTCTATTCTCACCTTTGATCTGTTGGAGCTAGATAATCAAGGCATTACTAGCATAACATGTGGTTATGTTAGTACCTTTGAAGAAAAACAGGTAACTGATATAATAATGGATCTTGTCAACACGAAGATCACTGCCAATTACCATATTGGGGCTCTGACTAGCATAGACGTACAACTGAGGAATTTAGTGAGTTTTTAAACCCATGCCTTATTATTAGCACTATGGTATTTTCTTTTAGCTGACGTGCTCTTCAATTATCATGTACACACTAATAATCAGTGGACTAGAAGAGGTCAAAACTATGAGGAATTGTGTCGGTCCATTCTGTGAAGCCAGATTTTCCTCCATAAGAATCTCTACGAAAGAATACACTGAGTTAACTTTGCTTACTACTATCACTGGAAATAAAATAATATCCCGCACATTTCCAataggtatataattatataggatcCCTAGTtaacacatgcatggtattCCATTCTACTACTACTATTATAGGTCTCAGAAGTGACAACTACATTTTTACTCAAGTTAATTCAACTAACTGTGTCTACTCGGTTGGTTGTACAGTCATACAAGAAGATTCTACATGCTCTATACAACATACAGTCCCTAGTGAGCAGCCTATAAATGGCATGGAAATGCTAAAAATTCCACATTCAATTCCTGGTACTGTTCATAAATTTAAGTTTTCAGCGatggaaaatagaaatttccATATCAGAGACAATACCTCATTTACAGGTTAGGTTTGATTCATGCACTAATCAATAATGTTGTATCCGTTCTTATGCAGATGAAATTCTTTTTGGTTTAAGGTCAACTGCTATTCTTAGCACAACTTCACTGTACCTTATCTTTATGGTCATTCACTTCTTACTACTACTTATAGGAGGTAAGTTATATACCGTCAACTCAAAATAATGACCAATTCTTCTCTGATAATAATGGAAATACAGCTTTTTGTAAGGTGAAGGTGTTGGTCTATAGAAAGAAATCTCTTGTTGTTTCTATGGTGATTCTACTCGTACTGCTTGTCATTTGCATTTCTTCATTATTTGCCTTTGGGATCATTTCGTATGGTAAACAGATCAGATAATTTATTCTTTTCATAGTAAAGTTATTCTTACAAACTTCTTTATTTAGGTACACAATGCAGTCAGGTTAGGATGACACTTCACGACAGTATGCTTGATACAATGTTGGTCATTTCATGTTTGGGAATAACAATTTTGATTACTATTTGGAGCTTTATCGGATACGGAGTGTATAAAAATCGCAGTAAGTTTCACTTTTATTATAGCCTTGGAAAATGTTTATTATCCCGAACATACACACCTTGTATTACCCTTCAGAATTCACATTGCGATCAGATATTAGGTAAGTCCTGAGATATGCATtctgctagcctccttcacacaTGCCTCTAATGAAGAAATGCGGCctgagatcgaggctagcattctgcatgcatgcattctttAATAATGCAACTTTTGTACATACCTATACCGTAatactacagtggaacctctgttaataACCATCTCCGAATAAAggctgctatataacggccagggcacccaggtcccaaatgaacaggtTGTGTataaaacaacccctcaacaaaggccacctctgtataaaggccaaaacattgttccccaaaggtgaccgttatagaggggtaaggttccactgtataatgTTTTTGCAAGCTAGTGAGTGCATGGTATAATGGCTTTGCAAAATAAGATTGAAAAGACCTATACCATGCAGTACTTGTATGGCATCATGATCCTTTGCCTGATCGCAAAGTTAAATCACCAAgtgtcaaaattaattttctACTGATTTGGCTCAATTTGCAAATGTTTTCACTTGCCTTAATGTGGTAGTTAATTTTGCCATCTAATTCTATGTTTTTATAGGAACACTGAGCCCAACCATGATCTTAAGGACGCCTATTGCGAAACACAACACAAGAATGTGCATCTCCGTCAGGTTAAATTTCATATTTATCATTGATATACAAGCCTGCATGTGATTTTACAGACGGCAGCCAACTCTTCAAGTGAAGTTCCTGGGGTGAATATGAGATCTAGAGATGGTCaaaaggtataataattatcattgaaaCAAACTACAGTACTATACTTTTAGTGACTCCATATCATTTCTATCCCTTTGCATTGTAGAAAAGTCAGTATAATATGCTGGAGCGCCCATTGACAACTAGATTTTCACATAGTTGCGATGTACGGAATGATTGTTATTCGACCGTTAATGAGGTAATTTTATTGTTACGCTTGCATGCATTTGTGCTGGTAATGACATTATTGCTACCTTAATTCAtgctgtataattttatagggAACATTGATAGAGCTGAAGTTAAGAGATGCTCCCTACAAACACGAATCAAGATCTGTGCCAAACCTGACAGATCCCAGTTACACTCATATTGCAAAGAGAAATTCACAGTCAATTTCAACTGTACCTGATGTTGTTTTCAGAAGTAAAAGTGAAAACACGAGGGTAAATATAGGCTTTGTGCTGTTGTACCATTGGGTTTTGTGTTCTTTTATATaggataattatgatgttctTAGTCAGCAGAGCATTAACTTTCAAGATGCAACAAATGGCAGCAGGTTTCACTCCTGTTATGAAGACATCAGTGAGGTATATAGTAATAAAACTACGTTGCATCATCGCGCAGTATAGCTAACAATTTTTACAGGCATCCATTGAGCCTCTTGGAGCTGGACTCTACCTACATCTGTACCATGGTGAGAAGTCAAAGCCAGTGCCCAGTATGGACGATCCTACCTACTCACATGGGCATATCGAACCTGAAGTAGAAGAGCCGCAAGTGAAACCTAAAAGGTTTTCCTTGAAGAAGACTGGACAATGCATGAACTAAACAGCAGCTTACAGTATAGCTAGTGTGTGTTGGTACTAACATTTTacttgcttataattattgagtgtgactatagctagctgagacCAGTTTCTGGAGTGATGTATGTGGTGAATATACCCTTATGATGAACCCCACCCTCTCCAGGAAGGCCAAGTTTAAATTATAGTATTGGAACATTTATATGTACGAACATATAAACTTGCTCATTGAGCCTAGAGTTCATGAAGGTTGAAACAGCATTTTCATCGTTCTGAAGTatagcatgtatatatatagctagtcaTTATT
This is a stretch of genomic DNA from Halichondria panicea chromosome 1, odHalPani1.1, whole genome shotgun sequence. It encodes these proteins:
- the LOC135351244 gene encoding uncharacterized protein LOC135351244 isoform X2, with translation MFATFIYILSIALYIKAAEVYLTVKTEANTVCSDSSSVMLVCEGVDLEVLRWSYSSPNSTKDMDLKSFLADDSPEHYSIDNNPAFLTVQLIAVSRYPDSNDSANFSSILTFDLLELDNQGITSITCGYVSTFEEKQVTDIIMDLVNTKITANYHIGALTSIDVQLRNLLTCSSIIMYTLIISGLEEVKTMRNCVGPFCEARFSSIRISTKEYTELTLLTTITGNKIISRTFPIGLRSDNYIFTQVNSTNCVYSVGCTVIQEDSTCSIQHTVPSEQPINGMEMLKIPHSIPGTVHKFKFSAMENRNFHIRDNTSFTDEILFGLRSTAILSTTSLYLIFMVIHFLLLLIGAFCKVKVLVYRKKSLVVSMVILLVLLVICISSLFAFGIISYGTQCSQVRMTLHDSMLDTMLVISCLGITILITIWSFIGYGVYKNRKFTLRSDIRNTEPNHDLKDAYCETQHKNVHLRQTAANSSSEVPGVNMRSRDGQKKSQYNMLERPLTTRFSHSCDVRNDCYSTVNEGTLIELKLRDAPYKHESRSVPNLTDPSYTHIAKRNSQSISTVPDVVFRSKSENTRDNYDVLSQQSINFQDATNGSRFHSCYEDISELTIFTGIH
- the LOC135351244 gene encoding uncharacterized protein LOC135351244 isoform X1, with the protein product MFATFIYILSIALYIKAAEVYLTVKTEANTVCSDSSSVMLVCEGVDLEVLRWSYSSPNSTKDMDLKSFLADDSPEHYSIDNNPAFLTVQLIAVSRYPDSNDSANFSSILTFDLLELDNQGITSITCGYVSTFEEKQVTDIIMDLVNTKITANYHIGALTSIDVQLRNLLTCSSIIMYTLIISGLEEVKTMRNCVGPFCEARFSSIRISTKEYTELTLLTTITGNKIISRTFPIGLRSDNYIFTQVNSTNCVYSVGCTVIQEDSTCSIQHTVPSEQPINGMEMLKIPHSIPGTVHKFKFSAMENRNFHIRDNTSFTDEILFGLRSTAILSTTSLYLIFMVIHFLLLLIGAFCKVKVLVYRKKSLVVSMVILLVLLVICISSLFAFGIISYGTQCSQVRMTLHDSMLDTMLVISCLGITILITIWSFIGYGVYKNRKFTLRSDIRNTEPNHDLKDAYCETQHKNVHLRQTAANSSSEVPGVNMRSRDGQKKSQYNMLERPLTTRFSHSCDVRNDCYSTVNEGTLIELKLRDAPYKHESRSVPNLTDPSYTHIAKRNSQSISTVPDVVFRSKSENTRDNYDVLSQQSINFQDATNGSRFHSCYEDISEASIEPLGAGLYLHLYHGEKSKPVPSMDDPTYSHGHIEPEVEEPQVKPKRFSLKKTGQCMN